A window of Syntrophales bacterium genomic DNA:
TTCTTCCGGGGACGGTAACCGTACATGTCCTTTATCTCGCGGCCGACCATGCGCTGGATCAGGGTATTGTCCGTCACGTCCTCCATCGACTCGAAGGTCTGGATCCGCCGGCCGTCCCGGAAGACGGTGACGGCGTCGCACAGTGTGAAAATCTCTTCGAGCCTGTGCGACACGTAGAGAATGGTTTTCCCCTGTGCCCGGAGATTTCGGATGATGCGGAAAAGCTGTTCCGTTTCCTTCCTGGAGAGGGAGCTGGTCGGCTCATCGAACGCGATGACCTCGGCATTGTGGAGGAGGGCCTTGCCGATCTCGACCATCTGTCTCTGCCCGATGGGCAGAAGCTTCAGCCTGGTGTCCGGATCGATATCCTCCAGAAGCTCCGTGATCTGAGTCCGGGACCGCTCCAGCAGCTTCTTCCGGTCCAGGAAGAGACCGCGCTGCGGCCATTGCCCGAGAAGCAGGTTTTCCGCCACGGTCATCTCCGGGACCAGGTTCAGTTCCTGGTAGATGATTGCAACCCCGGCGTCGATTGCATCGCGGGTTCTGGTGAAAACCTTCGGCTTCTGATGGATGACGATTTTCCCGTCCGTGGGAGTGTATGCACCGCTCAATATTTTCAGCAGCGTGGATTTGCCGGCGCCGTTCTCTCCGACGAGACCGTGCACCGTTCCTTTCGTTACACCGAACGAAACGTTGTCGAGGGCCTTGACTCCGGGAAAGGTCTTGGTGATGCCTTGAAACTCCAGAAACGAACTCATGATTCCATCGCCCTGCAGGTTGAGAGCGGGCGGAACCGCGGCGGTGCCGTCGTTCCGCCCTGTTCCTGTTTCCTTACGGCCCCGGTTCCTACTTGAGACCCATCAGGTTTTTGTAGTTCTTGCGCGTCATGACAGTGCCCGCCGTCCAGGTGATTTTCGGGGGCTCCTTCCCGTCCCTGATCCAGAAATACATGCTTTTTGCCGTGTCGTAGCCGTGCTGCCTGGCGTTCAGCAGGATGGACGCCGTGAAGGCCGTTTTGTTCTTCTTCTGAAACTCCGCGACCGCCTCGGTTCCGTTGATCCCGACTCCGATCGCTTTGTCAGCGCCGAACCCATGTCCTTCCAGGGCCCGAATCGCTCCCAGGACGGAATTGTCGTTTCCGCCGGCGACGATCCAGAGGCTGATGTTCGGATGCTTGGTGATGGTAATGCTGGCCGCGTTGAAGCTTCCTTCCGTGTCGAGGGTCTTCATCGGGGTATCGAAGATTCGTGCTTTTGGAATGCCGGCGGCGACGAGCGCGGCAGTGGCACCTTCCGTTCGCTCTTTGATGGTGGGCAGAGAATCGAAGCTCATCCGGAGGAAGCCAACGTTCTTCAGGTTCCAGCCTCGCGCCTTCGCCTCGCTGATGATGGTCTGGCCGGCCAGCGAACCGATGTTGTAGGCTGAGATTCCGACATGATGGACGTCTTCCATGACGGCCCCCTTCGGGCCGATGAAACGGTCATCGACGCTCATCATCTTCAGGCGGTTTGCCCGGGCCCTGGCCACAATGGCCGGACCCAGTTTCACGTCGGGGGTGCAGATAATGAATCCCTTCGCGCCCTGGGTCGCCAGATTGTCGATTCCGTTCAGGACTTTTTCGCCGTCGGTACCGCCGATCTTGATAACGTCAAAACCGAACTGCCGGCCTGCCTGGTCGGCATATTTCCATTCGTCCTGGAACCAGGATTCGTCGGGCTGCTTGACGATGAAGCCGATTTTGATGCGCTCGGCGGCGGAGGCTGAAAATGCAAAGGACAACACGAACAACCATACGACCAAAGAAATCAGCACGTTCTTCATGAGATCTTTTCCCTTTCTTTTATTTCGAGGAGATGACGAATTCATCATCGCGGTTGCAGGCGCAGACGTTTGAGTCGCCTTTCGGTTCATCCGGCCTGCGAAAGCGTTGTGTTTTGCCGGGGAAGGGGCTGTTTCCGGTTTGCCCATGCAGGCTGGAGATTCATGTCGGGACCAGACACATAGCACCCGTTCCATGAATTGCAACACCTGATAATCATTTAAGAAATGCTAATAATTGGTAGGTGATGAGTCTGATATTCGAGGTTCTGTCCACCCGCTTCTGCAGCAGGGCCAGGTTGGCAGGGAATGGATATATAAGAACAAATTGGATATTGACCGCCCCCGGCCTGAGGTGCCTATCCTTCTCATGGATACGGTATGGTCCGGGGAGGCGCATCAGGATGCAGGATGAATCGGACCCCCTGGAGACGATCCCGTGGAACCACCGTTCAGGGAGCAGCCGGCAAGATCCTCCTTGGGGAAAACCCGGCGCACGTGAGCCCCGCAGGCCGCATCCGGACAGGAATCCCTTGATCTTCCCCGCCGCAGTTGCTATAAAATTGAACCGATATGGCTTCTCTCCGGGATCGGGGAGTGGGGGAGGAATCCGAAGATGCTCAAGGGGCGGCGCTTGGTTCTGGGGGTGACGGGTGGAATTGCGGCGTACAAGTGCGCCGAGCTGACCCGGGAGCTGGTCCGCCGGGGGGCCGAGGTGAAGGTCGTCATGACCGCAGGTGCCCGGGAGTTCGTGACCCCGCTGACCCTCCAGACCGTGTCGGGAAACCCCGTGTACACGGAGCTGTTCACACTCATCCGGGAGCAGGACATCGCCCACATCGCCCTGGCGGAATTCGCGGAGCTGATGATCGTCGCCCCGGCCACGGCCAACGTCATCGGAAAGGCAGCCGCCGGCATCGCCGACGACCTGCTCACGGCGGTTTTCATGGCCATGAAGGCGCCGGTTCTCTTCTGTCCGGCTATGAACACCCAGATGTATGAGAGCCCGGCCCTCCAGGAGAACCTGGGAAAGCTCCGGGCCTGGGGATACCATGTTCTCCCGCCGGCGTCGGGCCCCCTGGCCTGCAAGTCCGAGGGACAGGGCCGCCTCCCGGAAGTTTCCGAGATCGTCGAGGAGGCCGTTTCCATCCTGACTCCGAAGGATCTGGAGGGGGAGCATGTCCTCGTCACGGCCGGCCCGACCCGGGAGCCCTTCGACCCGGTCCGTTTCATCACCAACTACTCCTCCGGGAAGATGGGTTATGCCGTCGCCCTCCAGGCAAGGCGCCGCGGGGCCCGGGTTACCCTCGTGAGCGGCCCGACATCCCTTCCGCAGCCCGCCGGCGTGGAGGTCGTGAATGTCGGGAGTGCTCTGGAGATGCGGGACGCCGTCCTGTCCCGCCTGGAAGGCGTGACCGCCGTCATCAAGGCGGCCGCCGTGGCGGATTACCGCCCCGCCGCCCTGGCGGATCAAAAGATCAAAAAGAAGGAAGGTCCCCTGACGCTTGCCCTGGAGCGGAATCCCGATATCATCCGGGAGATCGGGCGAAAGAAGGGAAAGCGGGTGCTCGTCGGGTTCGCCATGGAATCGGAGAACCTCCTGGCAAACGCACGGTCCAAGCTGATCGACAAGAACATGGACCTGATCGTGGCCAACGACCTCCGCGAGGAAGGCGCCGGTTTCCAGTGCGACACCAACGTCATCAAGATCCTGGACCGCAAGGGAAACATCGAGGCCCTGCCGCTGATGGACAAGGCCGAGGCGGCCGGGCGGATCCTCGACCGGGTGCAGGCGCTCCTGAAGGAAACGAAACGGGGGCGGCGCCGATGAGCGGCTTTTCTCCGAACCAGGCGGAAGATCTCCGGCGGGTCGTCTCCTCTCTCCGGGAATACGCCCAGTGGGAGCGGGAGGCCGGGCGACGCGTTTCGTTCTTCCGGGCGTCGGGGCCTCTGCCCGCGGAGCCGGAGCCTGCGAGGGCGGAACCGGTCCTTCGGAAGGGACTGATCCTTCCGGCGGGAAGAACGCTGGAGGACGTGCGTGCGGAACTGGGGGACTGCCGCCGCTGTGTTCTGGCGGAGTCCCGGAAGAATCTCGTCTTCGGGGAAGGAAACCCGCGGGCGGACCTCGTCTTTGTCGGAGAGGCGCCGGGGGCCGACGAGGACGCCCAGGGACGGCCGTTCGTGGGGCGGGCTGGACAGCTTCTGACCCGCATCATCGAGGCCATGAAGCTCCGGCGGTCCGACGTGTACATCTGCAACATCCTGAAGTGCCGCCCTCCGGGGAACCGCAATCCCGCCCCGGCGGAGATCGAGGCCTGCGAGCCTTTTCTTCGGAAGCAGCTGGAGGCCATTGGGCCGCGGGTCATCTGCGCGCTGGGGACCTTCGCGGCCAAAACCCTGCTGAAGACGGAATCGCCGATCACGGTCCTCCGGGGCCGGTTTCACGATTACCAGGGAATCCGGCTCATGCCGACCTATCATCCGGCGTATCTCCTCCGGAATCCCGGGGCGAAGAAAATGGTCTGGGAAGACGTCCAGATGATCATGCACGAACTGGGGCTCTCATGAAAAAAAGATCGATATGGATCCTGGCGGCAGCCCTCCTGGCGTTCCTGATCCTGGCCGGTCCCGTGCCGGCGGCCGAGGAGGGGAAGAAACCGGTCTTCGACCTGATTACGGTGAACGCCACCATCACCCCGCCGATTGCCGAGTATATCGTTCAGAGCATCGCCGAGGCCGGGAAAACGAAGGCCGACGGCGTGATCCTGCTGCTGGACACGCCGGGCGGGCTTGATCTGGCCATGAGGGACATCGCCAAGGCGATCCTCAACGCACCCCTGCCGGTGATCGTCTATGTCGGTCCGTCGGGGGCCAGGGCGGCTTCGGCGGGAGTCATCATTACCGTCTCCGCCCACGTCGCCGCCATGACGCCGGGGACGAACATCGGGGCGGCCCATCCGGTAGCCTTGGGATTCGGTGGTGGCGACAAGACCATGATGCAGAAAGTCGAGAACGATGCCGTGGCCTATGTCCGGGGCATCGCCAAGCAGCGGAACCGCAACGAAGACTGGGTGGAGCGGTCCGTCCGGAAGAGCGAGTCCATCACGGCGGAGAACGCCCTGAAGCTCAATGTGATCGATTATGTCGCCACCGACGTGAATCATCTCCTGGCCCAGATGGACGGTCGGGAAGTGACCCTGGTGTCCGGCAAAAAAACCCTTCGGACCCAGGGTGCCCAGGTCAGGGCAAAGGAAATGGGGACCCGCCAGAAGATCCTGACCGCCTTGAGCGATCCGAACATCGCCTATATCCTGCTCCTGGTAGGCCTGGCGGGCCTGTACTTCGAATTCGCCAATCCGGGGGTTATCCTCCCAGGCGTGATGGGCGGGATCTCGCTGATTCTCGCCTTTTTCGCCCTTCAGACCCTGCCGGTCAACTACGCGGGGGTGGCCCTCATCCTGCTTGGGATCGTCTTCTTCATCGCCGAGATCAAGGTCATCAGCCACGGGGTCCTGACCATCGGCGGCGTTATTTCCCTGGTCCTGGGCTCGCTTCTCCTGTTCGACTCTCCCGAGCCGGCCCTTCGGGTGTCCTGGGGAGTCCTCGTCCCGGCGGTGATTCTTGTTTCCCTGTTCTTCGCCGCCATCGTCAGCCTGGCGGTGAAGGCGCAACTCCGGCAAAAGCGGACGGGACGGGAAGGAATGGTGAATACGGAGGGGTACGCGGTGACGGACGTCCACGGGGAGGGCAAAGTCTTCGTGAAGGGGGAATACTGGAGCGCCTGCAGCGATCAGCCCATTGAAAAGGACCAGAAGATCCGGGTCCTGGAGGTGCAGGGGCTCCGGCTCAAAGTGGAAGGGCTATTGAAAAAGGAGGATTGATCCATGTCTCTGACCGTCATTACAACCGTCGTCATTCTCGTTATCATGTTTCTTGCGTCGGCCCTGCGGGTTCTCAACGAGTACGAGCGGGCCGTCGTCTTCCGCCTCGGGCGGATCATCGACCAGAAGGGGCCGGGCCTCATCATCCTGATTCCCGTGATCGACCGGATGGTGAAGGTGGACATGCGGACCATCACCATGGACGTGCCGCCCCAGGACGTGATCACCCGCGACAACGTCTCCATCAAAGTAAACGCGGTGGTCTATTTCCGGGTCGTCGACGCTACGTCGGCCGTGACGGAGGTGGAGAACTTCCTGTACGCCACCTCCCAGCTCGCCCAGACGACCCTGCGAAGCGTCTGCGGCCAGGCGGAGCTCGACGAGATCCTTTCGGAGCGGGAGAAAATCAACGTCCATCTCCAGGAGATCCTGGACCGGAGCACCGATCCCTGGGGGATCAAGGTCACCCTGGTGGAGGTCAAGCACATCGACCTGCCGGAAGAGATGAAACGGGCCATGGCCAAGCAGGCTGAGGCCGAGCGGGAGCGGCGGGCCAAGGTCATCAGCGCCGAGGGCGAGTTCCAGGCGGCCCAGAAGCTCATCGAAGCGGCGGCCCTCATGGAGACCCAGCCGATGTCGCTCCAGCTTCGCTATCTGCAGACCCTGAACCAGATCGCGTCGGAGAACAACTCTACGACGGTGTTCCCCATTCCCATCGATCTGTTCAAACCGTTTCTGAAGTAGCCGAGAGCGGTTGCCGGACGCGTTGCATCCGCCTTTCCGCCCCTTCCCGCAAAGAGACGGTGGGGGGGAAGGAATGACGGGAGCCGTCCCCGACATCGGAAAGGAGAAAGGGATCTCTTGGAAGCGAGAGAAAAACGACATATCCTGACAGGAGGCATCATCCTCATCGCCCTCGGCGTGCTGATCTTTCTGCACAACACGGGCCTGTGGGGCTTTGGAGACAGCTGGCCGGTTCTCCTGATCGTCGTCGCCGCGGCGACACTTTTCCAGCGGGTGAAGGATCTGGGCGGCTGGATTTTAATGGCCGTCGGGCTCGTGTTCCTCCTGACGAAGACGCTGAACGTCGACCTGGAGGTCCTGGGCCAGTACATCCTGCCCCTCATCCTCATCGCCCTCGGTGTGAGCATGATCCGGAAGAAGAAAAAGAAAGACGATCAGAATCCATGAGGGGAGCCCCCGGGGACGGGAAGGTCCTCGTCATCTGCGACTTTGACGGCACCATTTCCCGGACGGATGTCGGGAACGGGCTCTTCAACCGATTCACCGGCCAGGGCTGGCAGGCCATCGACGAGGCCTACTGCCGGGGCGAGATCGGCTCCCGGGAGGCATACGCGAAGGTGGCGGCCATCCTGGAGGGAGACCGGGAACAGATGCTCGCCTTCGTTCTCGGGGAGGCGGAGCTGGACGGACACTTTCCCGCCTTCCGGCGATTCTGCCGGGAGAAGAGCCTGGACCTGATCATCGTTTCCGACGGTCTGGATTTTTACATCGACGCGGTCCTCCGGGGGCACGGCCTGGAGGATATTCCCGTTCATGCAAATAGGACGGTCTTCCGGGACGGATTGCCCCCGTCCATCGACTTTCCTTGGGCCAGCGAGGACTGCGGGCGATGCGGGACCTGCAAGCGGGGGATCCTCCGTTCCCGGCGGGACCGCTATGATCGCATCGTCTACATCGGGAACGGCCAGTCGGACGTCTGTCCCTCCGCCGAAGCGGACCTCGTGTTTGCCAAAGGGGTCCTTCTCGAAGTCTGCGGGAAGAGGCACCGTTCCTGCGTGTCTTTCGAGACGTTCGGGGATGTGCTCGATTTCCTGAAACGGAGCGTGTTTCCGTTCCCCGAGAAAGATCAGTCATGCCTCCGCGGCGCTCGCGCCTCGGATCAAATCGAAGAAAATTCAACTGGGAGGTAATGTTTCATGGCTTCGAAAGCAAAGGGGATCCGCCAGAGCCAGAAGGAAATCTGGCAGAAGAAACTGGATCAGCGACTGGCCGAACTGGCTGCCAAGGGAATTGAAGGCGTCGCCGCGGCCCGGGACGCCGTTGTGCGGGCCCTGAAAGCGAAAGTCCGGGAGGCCGACGGGCGTCTGGCCGCCATTGACGCCAAGGACAAGAAGACCACCGACAAGAAGGAGACGAAGGCCAGGAAACTGGAGGAGGCCAAGCTGGGGAAGACAAAGGAAGAGGCCCCACCACCCGCGGCGGAGGAGAAAGTCTCCAAGAGTAAGAAGAAGAAAGAGGAAAAAGCGGAGAAGAAGGAAGGCGCCGCCAAGGAAAAGAAACCCAAGGCAAAGGAATAATGAGGGAAAACTGGACAGCCGGACGCCTCCTGGAGGTGTCCGGCTCCTACTGGCAGACCTGCGCGCTCCATGCGGGGGTGAAACTGGGTATCTTCACCGCCCTCGGCAGGAGTCAGCTGACCGCGGAGGACGTGGCGCAAAGGACTGCGTCCAGCCTGCGCGGAACCGCGGCACTCCTGAACGCCCTCACCGCCATGGGGCTCCTGGCGCGCGACGGCGACCGGTACCGGAACACCGACGAGTCCTGGACGTATCTTGTGGAGGAGTCGAAGGAGTATATCGGGTACATGATCCTCCACCATCATCACCTGATGGAGTCCTGGGCCAGAATGCCTGCAGCCGTGCGGGGAGGCAGGCCGATCCGGAAGCGCTCGACGTTCCGGAACCGGGAGGTCCGGGAAAGCTTTCTCATGGGGATGTTCAACCTGGCCAGCCGCCTGGCGCCCATGATCGTAAGCGAAGTCGACCTGACGGGACGGAAGCATCTCCTGGACCTGGGCGGGGGACCGGGAACCTATGCGATTCACTTCTGTGGGCGTTACGAGGGGCTCCGGGCTACC
This region includes:
- the araG gene encoding L-arabinose ABC transporter ATP-binding protein AraG, with product MSSFLEFQGITKTFPGVKALDNVSFGVTKGTVHGLVGENGAGKSTLLKILSGAYTPTDGKIVIHQKPKVFTRTRDAIDAGVAIIYQELNLVPEMTVAENLLLGQWPQRGLFLDRKKLLERSRTQITELLEDIDPDTRLKLLPIGQRQMVEIGKALLHNAEVIAFDEPTSSLSRKETEQLFRIIRNLRAQGKTILYVSHRLEEIFTLCDAVTVFRDGRRIQTFESMEDVTDNTLIQRMVGREIKDMYGYRPRKKGATLFAVTGLQGPGIREKSSFSAARGEIVGFFGLSGSGRTELMKNIFGAIEKRCGEIQVNGKPIAVNNPFSAINQGLCLCPEDRKYEGIIAVRSLSENINISSRRHFLNLGLFLNKRREQERADSYIEKLHIRTTSRDQFIGNLSGGNQQKAILARWLSEKVDVFLLDEPTRGIDVGSKYEIYQIMYGLAEEGKTVIFASSSLPEVMGVADRVVVMCGGTIVGEVDRKDVSEETLLSMALPKG
- a CDS encoding arabinose ABC transporter substrate-binding protein; the encoded protein is MKNVLISLVVWLFVLSFAFSASAAERIKIGFIVKQPDESWFQDEWKYADQAGRQFGFDVIKIGGTDGEKVLNGIDNLATQGAKGFIICTPDVKLGPAIVARARANRLKMMSVDDRFIGPKGAVMEDVHHVGISAYNIGSLAGQTIISEAKARGWNLKNVGFLRMSFDSLPTIKERTEGATAALVAAGIPKARIFDTPMKTLDTEGSFNAASITITKHPNISLWIVAGGNDNSVLGAIRALEGHGFGADKAIGVGINGTEAVAEFQKKNKTAFTASILLNARQHGYDTAKSMYFWIRDGKEPPKITWTAGTVMTRKNYKNLMGLK
- the coaBC gene encoding bifunctional phosphopantothenoylcysteine decarboxylase/phosphopantothenate--cysteine ligase CoaBC; this translates as MLKGRRLVLGVTGGIAAYKCAELTRELVRRGAEVKVVMTAGAREFVTPLTLQTVSGNPVYTELFTLIREQDIAHIALAEFAELMIVAPATANVIGKAAAGIADDLLTAVFMAMKAPVLFCPAMNTQMYESPALQENLGKLRAWGYHVLPPASGPLACKSEGQGRLPEVSEIVEEAVSILTPKDLEGEHVLVTAGPTREPFDPVRFITNYSSGKMGYAVALQARRRGARVTLVSGPTSLPQPAGVEVVNVGSALEMRDAVLSRLEGVTAVIKAAAVADYRPAALADQKIKKKEGPLTLALERNPDIIREIGRKKGKRVLVGFAMESENLLANARSKLIDKNMDLIVANDLREEGAGFQCDTNVIKILDRKGNIEALPLMDKAEAAGRILDRVQALLKETKRGRRR
- a CDS encoding uracil-DNA glycosylase; the encoded protein is MSGFSPNQAEDLRRVVSSLREYAQWEREAGRRVSFFRASGPLPAEPEPARAEPVLRKGLILPAGRTLEDVRAELGDCRRCVLAESRKNLVFGEGNPRADLVFVGEAPGADEDAQGRPFVGRAGQLLTRIIEAMKLRRSDVYICNILKCRPPGNRNPAPAEIEACEPFLRKQLEAIGPRVICALGTFAAKTLLKTESPITVLRGRFHDYQGIRLMPTYHPAYLLRNPGAKKMVWEDVQMIMHELGLS
- a CDS encoding nodulation protein NfeD; amino-acid sequence: MKKRSIWILAAALLAFLILAGPVPAAEEGKKPVFDLITVNATITPPIAEYIVQSIAEAGKTKADGVILLLDTPGGLDLAMRDIAKAILNAPLPVIVYVGPSGARAASAGVIITVSAHVAAMTPGTNIGAAHPVALGFGGGDKTMMQKVENDAVAYVRGIAKQRNRNEDWVERSVRKSESITAENALKLNVIDYVATDVNHLLAQMDGREVTLVSGKKTLRTQGAQVRAKEMGTRQKILTALSDPNIAYILLLVGLAGLYFEFANPGVILPGVMGGISLILAFFALQTLPVNYAGVALILLGIVFFIAEIKVISHGVLTIGGVISLVLGSLLLFDSPEPALRVSWGVLVPAVILVSLFFAAIVSLAVKAQLRQKRTGREGMVNTEGYAVTDVHGEGKVFVKGEYWSACSDQPIEKDQKIRVLEVQGLRLKVEGLLKKED
- a CDS encoding slipin family protein, with protein sequence MSLTVITTVVILVIMFLASALRVLNEYERAVVFRLGRIIDQKGPGLIILIPVIDRMVKVDMRTITMDVPPQDVITRDNVSIKVNAVVYFRVVDATSAVTEVENFLYATSQLAQTTLRSVCGQAELDEILSEREKINVHLQEILDRSTDPWGIKVTLVEVKHIDLPEEMKRAMAKQAEAERERRAKVISAEGEFQAAQKLIEAAALMETQPMSLQLRYLQTLNQIASENNSTTVFPIPIDLFKPFLK
- a CDS encoding DUF5668 domain-containing protein, whose product is MEAREKRHILTGGIILIALGVLIFLHNTGLWGFGDSWPVLLIVVAAATLFQRVKDLGGWILMAVGLVFLLTKTLNVDLEVLGQYILPLILIALGVSMIRKKKKKDDQNP
- a CDS encoding MtnX-like HAD-IB family phosphatase, producing the protein MRGAPGDGKVLVICDFDGTISRTDVGNGLFNRFTGQGWQAIDEAYCRGEIGSREAYAKVAAILEGDREQMLAFVLGEAELDGHFPAFRRFCREKSLDLIIVSDGLDFYIDAVLRGHGLEDIPVHANRTVFRDGLPPSIDFPWASEDCGRCGTCKRGILRSRRDRYDRIVYIGNGQSDVCPSAEADLVFAKGVLLEVCGKRHRSCVSFETFGDVLDFLKRSVFPFPEKDQSCLRGARASDQIEENSTGR
- a CDS encoding methyltransferase, whose product is MRENWTAGRLLEVSGSYWQTCALHAGVKLGIFTALGRSQLTAEDVAQRTASSLRGTAALLNALTAMGLLARDGDRYRNTDESWTYLVEESKEYIGYMILHHHHLMESWARMPAAVRGGRPIRKRSTFRNREVRESFLMGMFNLASRLAPMIVSEVDLTGRKHLLDLGGGPGTYAIHFCGRYEGLRATVFDLKTTRPFARKTIRRFGMGDRIAFRAGNYLEDALGDGYDAAWLSHILHGEGPEDCRKIVSKAAASLEPGGILVVHEFILNDTKDGPLHPALFSLNMLLGTPEGRSYSDSEIRDMLTAAGLRDIRRLPFQAPNDSGLIAGWK